The following are encoded together in the Oreochromis aureus strain Israel breed Guangdong linkage group 18, ZZ_aureus, whole genome shotgun sequence genome:
- the LOC116313432 gene encoding noelin-3 translates to MWSLSVVLNPLLFLLLFGYCPTVTIRPKEGWQVYSSAQDADGRCICTVVAPEQNLCSRDAKGRQLRQLLEKVQNMSQSIEVLNLRTQRDFQYIMRMESQIKGLRSKFRQIEADRKTLVNKNFQELKGKMESLQPLIPVLEQYKTDAKLISQFKEEIRNLSGVLMGIQEEMGAYDYEELQQRVLNLENRLRNCMSKLTCGKLMKINGPLTVKTSGTRFGAWMTDPQASPKNNRVWYMDSYTNNKIVKEFKSITDFVAGVESRTYNLPFKWAGTNHVVYNGSLYYNKMQSNIIVRYSFETGRVVTQRALESAGFHNVYPYTWGGFSDIDLMADELGLWAVYATNQNAGNIVISQLNPDTLQIINTWNTEYSKRNAGESFMICGTLYITNSHLTGAKVYYAYSTKTSTYEYTDIPFHNQYFHMSMLDYNARDRALYGWNNGHQVLFNVTLFHIIKTEDDS, encoded by the exons ATGTGGTCGCTGTCCGTGGTCCTGAATCCGctgctgtttctgctgctgttcgGATACTGCCCTACGGTG acCATCAGGCCAAAGGAAGGGTGGCAGGTGTACAGCTCGGCTCAGGATGCAGATGGGCGTTGCATCTGCACAGTGGTGGCTCCTGAACAGAATCTCTGCTCCAGAGATGCCAAAGGCAGGCAGCTCCGCCAACTCCTGGAGAAG GTGCAGAACATGTCACAGTCAATCGAGGTGCTGAACCTGCGGACGCAGAGGGACTTTCAGTATATCATGAGAATGGAGAGCCAGATCAAAGGACTGCGGTCAAAGTTCCGGCAGATCGAAGCGGATAGGAAGACGCTCGTCAACAAAAACTTTCAG GAGCTAAAGGGAAAGATGGAATCCTTGCAGCCGCTGATTCCAGTCCTGGAGCAGTACAAGACAGATGCCAAGCTCATCTCACAGTTCAAAGAGGAGATCAGaaacctgtctggtgtgttgaTGGGCATTCAGGAGGAGATGGGGGCCTATGACTATGAGGAGTTGCAACAAAGGGTCCTAAACCTGGAAAATAGGCTTCGGAACTGTATGAGTAAACTCA CATGTGGCAAGCTTATGAAGATCAATGGACCACTGACAGTGAAAACTTCGGGTACCAGATTCGGAGCCTGGATGACTGACCCACAGGCGTCTCCCAAAAACAACAGG GTGTGGTACATGGACAGCTACACCAACAACAAGATAGTAAAAGAGTTTAAGTCCATCACTGATTTTGTCGCAGGAGTTGAATCCAGAACCTACAATCTGCCTTTCAAATGGGCTGGAACAAACCACGTAGTATACAACGGCTCCTTGTACTACAACAAGATGCAGAGTAACATCATCGTGAGGTACAGCTTTGAGACAGGTCGCGTGGTCACGCAGAGGGCTTTGGAGTCGGCAGGTTTCCACAATGTGTACCCGTACACCTGGGGAGGATTCTCAGACATCGACCTGATGGCAGACGAGCTGGGACTGTGGGCCGTGTATGCAACCAACCAAAATGCTGGCAACATTGTCATCAGCCAGCTGAATCCAGACACACTCCAGATCATCAACACGTGGAACACAGAATATTCAAAGAGGAACGCCGGAGAGTCTTTTATGATCTGTGGGACTCTATACATCACTAATTCCCACCTGACCGGAGCCAAGGTGTACTACGCCTACTCCACTAAAACCTCCACTTATGAGTATACAGACATACCCTTTCATAACCAGTATTTCCACATGTCTATGTTGGACTACAATGCCAGGGACCGTGCTCTCTACGGCTGGAACAATGGCCATCAGGTCCTGTTTAACGTTACGCTTTTCCACATCATTAAAACTGAGGACGACTCTTAG